Within Crassostrea angulata isolate pt1a10 chromosome 2, ASM2561291v2, whole genome shotgun sequence, the genomic segment tattactaaaGTATAATCTAATTGATCTTATAAATGAccaatttaatcaaatatctGATCTTCATAAAATTCTTATATACAATTGATTTGAGAATCAATTAATACTATGATAAATAAACCAAATATTGATCTTTATAATCAACACTGTAttccatataaaaaatatcttttcattCTAATTCATTCATACTCATTAGTTTGTGATCATTGACTGAATTAATGTTGTCTGCAATTTATAggataatcaatttattaatagtAAGTGTTATAGGATATTAGTATACTTAGTATAACTTACCAGAAAAAGAGCAAGGTCTGGtccaaaattaaattacttctctatataaatataaagtctGCTCTGGTCAATGTCCAGACAAAGATTGTCAAACTTGGCGGTAAAACACATAAAGCAAAATATACAAACCAACCAAATTCAACCTGACACAAACAACCAATAAAAACCAAGATCACAAATATCCACTGACCAACTCATGATCAAGCACTGCCCTAAgggtatatgtacatgtgtatgaatTAAAAGAAAGGGTGGATCTAACTTTTTATATGTGTAATGTTTAGATGTATTAATTacaataactttatttatttattcaaatcaacAATTTTCATACTCTTACAAACATAACTTTATTtactacaaaaattgatataaaagggattttgtcaaagatttaaattacaaatatgaaggaaaacacacaACAGCGTCGCATAGGCGTcggaaatgggggggggggtattgtgaattaaggcggggggggggggggggggcttatacATATTAACCGTAACcacaattttgaaagttatacaCAACCGTAACCACAGATTTTTGATGAGTTTAGCCcccttccaactttcaatttgctttgtgatttttataaaacttcaaactacgttaactatcaaggagttcatcctgacgacgcgacgaaaacagagcgctctggttgtgtttatatacaagaacttaccgaaataatgtttcataagaagtttattccaccaccagtaagcatcttTATTCACTTTAATTTCGAATCATAAGGCTAGTGTCTGTTTTATagaacatcaacaactgttcctcgttcgagtcaattcaaactaacgagcattcgcaacttcgTGCAACgttatgtcaacaaacttgattattcaagtcttctcttcggaatttccatttaatcaagagaataagctctaagaaaaattatttagagctaaaaaattattttaaggtttatttcagtgaaactttacatttaaacggttagatttatctcaggaatgacgtactaaattgtattgcgcaaggtcacaatagccgcataacacaacgttgcatcatcgtttttaatctttgaaaaaaaaaacaattcgggtcacataagggactgtctcaaaagcttcataatataaatcaaattgtatgagataaatagaacatctatgattgtgtgattttatatttgctttatccaactcgttgaaatggttatattcgctcggcaagcctcgcgaatatatacaccatttcaactcgttggataaagcaaatataaaatcacacaatatagatatcctctatatacaCATATGTTAAAATATCGCCATTTTGTTTGGTTTCCAAAATCCCAAACTGCATCATAAAGACCCTTATTTTTAATGGTCATGATCTATAACGTTAACAAAGGTGGTATAGTGCACCATaattgtatatttgaaacacaAGACCAATCTCCTATGAGCGATTGTTTATCtcttacaataaaataccagtATACTAAAGTCTGTccaaagatatttatgctgcacatttggacgatttttaatgaaaacacacattcatgtgaaagaagtgcaattgaaatcgatggaAAGGacaatttccaagataatttcattgacacattatcatctttcagtcggaaaaattcactcaaacgaaaacagattccttacggagatttataatggggaatgtttacatcttttctccattcggaatacactcggaatacatcgcgcaatttttcaacgttatcatccgggcttgctgcaataaaaaatctccgtagacatcacatttttaagcattgtattgaaacctgataagctaacagggacGATTTGACTGAGGAatcttgaaaaattttcatacttttgaatgaacatcgtttgaaccctgaggtatttataaatactcaTATCAAGaaattaagccaaatgtgaatccagTAAATCTTGGGACAGTTATAGGGGTTACCGAttagtattaaaaaaatgttgttcgactctctctctctctctctctctctctctctctctctctctctcctacaTTGTTTTGTTTCTCTCACTCAAATGATCCCctctttcatttcattttgcttttatattttgagaatcattgaaatcaacaagtaaattataatgatttttattgtACCATCTACTCTATGCTATTATTCTAGCTTATTAtacaacatattttatatcattaaacaatgaatgtaCAACAAGAAATCTACGATTtgtaacatataaatatatacatgtatatctgtacaCATATGCACAGAAAATTGATATCGGTTTAATGTTTTTGCtgtgtaatttgttttctttattttgaccTACAATAAAGACCCACTTATTTTTATAGGACATTTAGacccattttaacaagacctcgGACTTTCAGTACGATGTAacgatctattttttttttatgtcaaaacaagttaaaatgacgctggtttcaagccaaatatacaccgattgcgtagtcttcgctcaaagagccagacaaatcctgttgatttcaaagatccGTGGCTGAGTGGcctgcaatgaaatagacatgtctacgtcacattgccgtttgactcaactacccaaagtccaagctcttgttaaaatggttctatcatGCAAACAGAGACATCGTCAAAACTCTATAAATAGCATCTGTATGCCACTTGTGTGTACTAACACGGCTGAAGGTCACATGCTGTGTAACGTTCTAAGTTTTCTTTGCAGTCTTTTGACCCCGGTGTTTTGTCTTTGACCTTTGTAAACGACCTCACTTCCGTTTTATAACCACGCCCACACGTCACGGAACATTCCGACACTGTCATCCAGTCACTGTATACACATTGGGCTtctaaaaataaagatattacaGAAAACTTTATTCTTATGCACCGTGTTATTATTCTATAGTTACCAATACAGTCATGTATTCAAAGATAAATGTTGTTTATGAGTATAAACATAGTTGGGCAGTTTAAGCATTTTTAACACTAAAGTTTAAGCTTTATAAACCAGAAATTTTAAGCCTTATAACCCAGTGTGCGGTTCGTAAAAAGTATACGTGTATAGAGTTAAGTTTGAGTTATGATATTTTTGTAGCTTTTAATCGAATACATTTCTCATTGAATGATTCAATATACTATGTATAACAAAGAGAGGGGGTAGATTGTCACCAATAAGCCTTGACATTTTTGGGAGATATTTTTGGtgagttttttgttttatcacgGGACTTGTGAATATTAATAAACAGGTTTATAcaagtttacacttttataTGAAGTTTAATAATTTGTGTGTATCACCAAGCAAACAGAAGTCGTGTGTTATTTAAGGGATGGTTAAactctttgtttacaaaatgcTAACATCTAAAtcctattttctttttttcttctcaaaGAATTGTTGGTAGAGAAAAAACAACGTactttgtttgttcaaatcacagAATCCACATGTTTTTGCGCAGTTCTTGGTCGCCCATGACACATACGGGGCTTTGCATGCCCCGGTGCCATACTCCTCACAGTCCATAATGACGTCATCACAAGGTTTTTCTGACAAGAAATCAGTTtggtttatttttcttaagataTAGAAAGACTGTACAACTAACGAGCCAACTAGTATATCAAAATGTAACATCAACATTTGCATGCTATTATCATAATGTGACCCATGatgaaactctctctctctctctctctctctctctctctctctctctctctctctctctctctctctcatacaaaGATAAACTACACATTTACTACAGAATCCACAATATGCTGCACAGTTTAGATACGCCCATTGCCGGTAGGGGGCCTCACAAGCAGCCAGCGTGTACTCATGACAGTCCGGAAGAACGTCTACACATGCGTCACCATGACAGCTATGAACTAAAAAAGAGCATTAATATGTGTCTGTCGATCtgttttctttaatattgttttgttttcttttattctttgtttttcgTTGTTTATTTATGGGGATTAGTTTTCAGTGTTTTGTTTAGGAAGAAAACATTTTGCTACCTATGCAAAGTAAAACTTATGATTTGTACTTATCTTTAACGCTAGCATGGTAAACCGGTACATtatcagaaatttttttttaagtttgacttctaatattttttcctttatcttttgttcttttggtttttgttttgttttgttttttgttttttgttttgtttttttttctggtgGGGAGTAGTTTCGCGTCTTTTGTTTAGGAAATAAACAATTtgccacatacatgtatgcaaagtAAAACTTACTGATTTGAACTTTTCTTTAACGCTAGCATGGTAAACCggtacattatcatttttttttaaattcctacAACTTGTTTTTCTTACAGCGAATTTCAGAAAACCGGAGAATTTTAAATAGACCAAACTGAATACCCTATTGAGCTATTGAAATTCTACCTGTATTCTGTAATTTGCTGTAAACTGTtaattttcagtttattttgGGAAATATGATTAATATGCAAGGTTAATTACAGAAATAAAGCAACATTTCATCAGAAATTGATCTCTCCATGAACTCCAACATAACGATTCATCGGAAACGTCTATACTAAACTAATAAAAGTTAGATTCTAGAAAAGTTTGCTTGTGAATTATGATCCTGAGATATATAAAGTAGGTAGCAGTCCACGATATTCGTTAGAGAGTGAAAAtgccattattatttttattattattttttttttttttggacttgagaaaaaaaacgtAAAATAGATAAATCATTAAGTGCATATATATACTCACTTAGAAAGGTGAAACATAGTAAGACCTTATAATAACCCATTGCGTTTGGTCCTTTTGgccaaaaagaaaaagagaaaaccAAAACTTCCAACTCAGAAATAGACGGCATGCAATCATATCcagatttgatttaaatatatatagtatatagcGTCCCTTATCAGGCAGAGATCACTGACACTGGCACTTATTTATAAGTTTGTATAAACATGCTTTCCAAGGTTGCGAAGGATCGTTTCTGGTAAACAGATTTTACAAATACTTACTGACATATACTTACATATAGTTATATAGATATACATTCAGGTTATGCAGGCACTTTGCATCGATGATGAAAGTATGTTTGTATGTGCGTGTTTTAAGGATGGAGGttggggggggtggg encodes:
- the LOC128173178 gene encoding spondin-1-like, whose translation is MPSISELEVLVFSFSFWPKGPNAMGYYKVLLCFTFLIHSCHGDACVDVLPDCHEYTLAACEAPYRQWAYLNCAAYCGFCKKPCDDVIMDCEEYGTGACKAPYVSWATKNCAKTCGFCDLNKQKAQCVYSDWMTVSECSVTCGRGYKTEVRSFTKVKDKTPGSKDCKENLERYTACDLQPCHSATDL